A genomic segment from Thiomicrorhabdus aquaedulcis encodes:
- a CDS encoding tetratricopeptide repeat protein, producing MTGFMGKLIRATWLPGLVIALAGCSQTSQKEPLGIDYAKFAQQNEPLNTELNDAQEYEFALDLAKLSVERKHYSRAEGLLQKLRKANGQDIRVYRLLAQMYEAQSKLPTALVAWQEANKLPSKTVDDESEWARLALMQDQYAVAEAIYQAWLSSNEVSRQVSGLNNLGFSALLQKQYPTAKEYFGKALQKDPLNSKARSNLQLLNSITE from the coding sequence ATGACTGGTTTTATGGGTAAATTGATTAGAGCAACATGGTTACCAGGCCTGGTCATTGCGCTGGCGGGGTGCTCGCAAACGTCGCAAAAAGAGCCTCTTGGCATTGATTACGCCAAGTTTGCCCAGCAAAACGAACCGCTTAACACCGAGTTAAACGACGCGCAAGAGTACGAATTTGCACTGGATTTAGCCAAGCTGTCGGTCGAGCGCAAACACTATTCACGCGCCGAAGGCTTGTTGCAAAAACTGCGTAAAGCCAATGGGCAAGACATTAGAGTTTATCGCCTATTAGCCCAAATGTATGAAGCGCAAAGCAAACTACCCACCGCGCTGGTGGCGTGGCAAGAGGCCAATAAACTCCCCAGCAAAACGGTGGACGACGAGTCGGAGTGGGCGCGCTTAGCTCTGATGCAAGACCAATACGCCGTGGCTGAAGCCATTTACCAGGCCTGGTTAAGTTCAAACGAAGTCAGTCGTCAGGTAAGCGGGTTAAATAATTTGGGGTTTAGCGCCCTGTTGCAAAAACAATACCCAACGGCCAAAGAGTACTTTGGTAAGGCGCTACAAAAAGACCCGCTTAACAGCAAAGCCCGCAGTAATTTACAGCTTTTAAACAGCATTACGGAGTAA
- the nrdA gene encoding class 1a ribonucleoside-diphosphate reductase subunit alpha: protein MKNQNIQVTKRNGSKESIDLEKIHRVITWAAEGLENVSVSEIELRSHIQFFDGITTSDIHETIIKSAADLISENAPDYQHLSARLAIYHLRKKAFNQFTPPALFEHIQKMVHNGLYDPQVLADFSQKDINELDSYICHERDMTFGYAAVKQLEGKYLVQNRVTGKIYESPQFIYMLIPMCLFAHYPAHNRLQYIKEFYDACSLFKLSLPTPIMSGVRTPTRQFSSCVLIECGDSLDSINATSSSIVKYVSQRAGIGVNIGRIRALGSEIRGGEAYHTGMIPFIKHFQTAVKSCSQGGVRGGAATLFYPIWHLEVESLLVLKNNRGVEENRARHLDYGVQINKMMYQRMIEGGELTLFSPSDVPGLYDAFFADQEEFDRLYKIYEVDDSIRKKKVKAIDLFTQLAQERAQTGRIYIQNVDHCNTHSPFDPRVAPVHQSNLCLEIALPTKPLNSVEDPNGEIALCTLSAFNLGALDSLDELASLSNLIVRALDSLLDYQDYPVEAARRASMGRRTLGVGVTNLAYYLAKNKTKYSDGSANNLVHRTFEAIQYHLLTASKNLAQELGRCEYFGDTTYSQGVLPIDTYKKDLDTVCSEPLHLDWETLRAQIKQHGLRNSTLTALMPCETSSQITNSTNGIEPPRGYVSVKASKDGILKQVVPGFKEHRNDYELLWHIPDNKGYLQLVGIMQKFVDQAISSNTNYDPARFNEDRVPIKLVLQDLLYAYKMGLKTLYYHNTRDGAGDDQEDDGCAGGACKL from the coding sequence ATGAAAAACCAAAACATTCAAGTCACCAAACGCAATGGCTCTAAAGAATCAATCGATTTAGAAAAAATTCATCGTGTCATCACCTGGGCCGCCGAAGGACTTGAAAACGTGTCGGTATCCGAAATTGAACTGCGCTCGCATATTCAATTTTTTGATGGCATTACCACTTCAGACATTCACGAAACCATTATCAAATCGGCTGCTGATTTAATATCGGAAAACGCTCCAGACTATCAACATTTGTCGGCGCGCTTAGCCATTTATCACTTGCGCAAAAAGGCCTTTAACCAATTTACTCCGCCCGCGTTATTTGAGCACATCCAAAAAATGGTGCACAACGGTTTGTACGACCCCCAAGTGTTGGCCGACTTTAGTCAAAAAGACATTAATGAATTAGACAGTTACATTTGCCACGAACGCGACATGACCTTTGGTTATGCCGCCGTAAAACAGCTAGAAGGCAAATACCTAGTGCAAAACCGCGTGACTGGCAAAATTTATGAAAGCCCGCAGTTTATCTACATGCTCATCCCCATGTGCTTATTTGCCCACTATCCAGCGCACAACCGCTTGCAGTACATAAAAGAATTTTACGACGCCTGCTCGCTCTTTAAGCTGTCCCTGCCCACGCCCATTATGTCGGGTGTGCGTACGCCAACACGTCAATTTAGCTCGTGCGTGTTAATCGAATGCGGCGATTCTTTAGATTCCATTAACGCCACCTCGTCGTCCATCGTTAAATACGTGTCACAACGTGCCGGTATTGGAGTGAACATTGGCCGAATTCGCGCATTAGGCAGCGAGATTAGGGGGGGTGAGGCCTATCACACGGGCATGATTCCGTTTATTAAGCATTTTCAAACGGCGGTTAAATCGTGTTCGCAAGGTGGGGTGCGCGGTGGCGCAGCGACGTTGTTTTACCCTATTTGGCACTTAGAGGTTGAATCCCTGTTGGTGCTTAAAAACAATCGCGGGGTTGAAGAAAACCGCGCGCGCCATTTAGATTATGGCGTGCAAATCAACAAAATGATGTATCAACGCATGATTGAAGGTGGCGAACTTACGCTGTTTAGTCCATCGGACGTGCCTGGCCTGTACGATGCGTTTTTTGCTGACCAAGAAGAGTTTGATCGTCTGTATAAAATTTACGAAGTGGATGACAGCATTCGTAAGAAAAAAGTCAAAGCGATTGACCTGTTTACTCAACTGGCGCAAGAGCGTGCGCAAACTGGGCGTATTTACATTCAAAACGTTGACCACTGCAACACCCACAGCCCGTTTGACCCACGTGTAGCACCAGTGCATCAGTCTAACCTTTGCCTAGAGATTGCTCTGCCCACTAAACCGCTTAACTCGGTAGAAGACCCCAATGGTGAGATTGCGTTGTGTACGTTATCGGCGTTTAACTTAGGGGCGTTGGACAGTCTGGACGAATTAGCCAGTTTGTCTAACTTAATTGTGCGCGCTTTAGACAGTTTATTAGACTACCAAGATTACCCCGTTGAAGCCGCGCGACGTGCCAGCATGGGTCGTCGTACTTTGGGCGTGGGCGTAACCAACTTAGCCTATTATTTGGCCAAAAATAAAACCAAATATTCTGACGGCTCGGCCAATAATTTAGTGCATCGCACCTTTGAAGCGATTCAATACCACCTATTAACCGCTTCTAAAAACCTTGCGCAAGAGTTGGGGCGTTGCGAATACTTTGGCGACACCACTTATTCGCAAGGGGTATTGCCCATTGACACCTACAAAAAAGATTTAGATACCGTATGCAGTGAACCCTTGCACTTAGACTGGGAAACCTTGCGCGCGCAAATTAAACAACATGGCTTACGCAACTCAACGCTAACGGCCTTAATGCCTTGTGAAACTTCGTCGCAAATCACCAACTCCACCAACGGTATTGAACCACCGCGCGGCTATGTGTCGGTTAAAGCGTCTAAAGACGGCATTTTAAAGCAGGTGGTTCCGGGCTTTAAAGAGCACCGTAACGACTACGAATTGCTGTGGCACATTCCCGACAATAAAGGCTATTTGCAGTTGGTGGGCATTATGCAAAAGTTTGTCGACCAGGCTATTTCATCTAACACCAACTACGACCCAGCACGTTTTAACGAAGACCGCGTGCCCATAAAATTGGTGCTGCAAGATTTGTTGTACGCCTACAAAATGGGTTTAAAAACCCTCTACTACCACAACACCCGTGACGGTGCCGGCGACGACCAAGAAGACGACGGCTGCGCAGGTGGCGCGTGTAAGCTTTGA
- the dnaX gene encoding DNA polymerase III subunit gamma/tau, whose product MSSSRYTVLARKWRPKNFAQLVGQGHVMQALSNALDQQRLHHAYLFTGTRGVGKTTIARIFAKALNCQTGITSTPCGVCETCVAIDQGRFIDLIEVDAASRTKVDDTREILDNVQFAPTQGRFKVYLIDEVHMLSKSSFNALLKTLEEPPEHVKFLLATTDPHKLPITVLSRCLQFNLMRLTPPQIQNHLAFILQQEAFKFEDSALALIAKSADGSARDALSLLDQAIAYGAGEVLFEPVQTMLGLVDQQFGLAILNALASDDTAQIKAVISQLAAMGVDYQALLAQLIETLHAIASHQLFGDNVLMSVLPDDVLHDLSQKIPADRVQMLYQIALLSKQDMLLAPDIRIGFEMTLIRMLAFVPLTDATALPVNNASNSNNTQIPNNATAAPNPNASPNPPGLVKEAFNPLPVNAANVNAVSAEPELLNHLDAQQALAGLASARSLMGKKVEQVERTLATQSAIEPLVEPIIQPLIESNQAAVVNEVVEVAEVSEPSSYYAQPQRTQVAQVTPAEQAAAHLENAYEQEMPPWLTEMPYEPAPAFNAAPNREFAPQPMTRPGEVVESLPERSGEAMDHLAQIRERLKQPLGKFNGVAAAQLSETAQSLQPSQPLNSLVEAVETQDVFQEVPVEHPVPILSESASASISQPIIEAIIEPMFEPVLTPPQERAPISAHGLDWLNLIEQMQLDGMAFELARHCILVRQDDQAWWLSVDPEQAYAKTDMAQTRLRDSIKTHFGAAVQVDFVQGSHVSGEYNTPAKQWQAQAQARQVAAQNAIMQDPNIGQLHQTLGLSVIATSVHPL is encoded by the coding sequence ATGAGTTCTTCTCGCTATACTGTTTTGGCCCGTAAATGGCGCCCTAAAAACTTTGCACAATTAGTGGGGCAAGGCCATGTTATGCAGGCGTTGTCTAATGCGCTGGATCAACAGCGTTTGCATCACGCCTATCTTTTTACCGGCACACGCGGCGTGGGCAAAACCACCATTGCACGTATTTTTGCCAAGGCGCTTAATTGTCAAACCGGCATTACCTCAACCCCGTGTGGGGTGTGTGAAACCTGTGTGGCCATAGATCAAGGACGGTTTATTGATTTAATTGAGGTGGATGCGGCGTCGCGCACTAAGGTGGACGACACGCGCGAGATTTTAGACAATGTGCAGTTTGCGCCCACGCAAGGTCGCTTTAAAGTCTATTTAATTGACGAAGTACACATGCTGTCTAAAAGCAGTTTTAACGCGCTGCTTAAAACCCTAGAAGAGCCGCCCGAGCACGTTAAGTTTTTATTGGCCACCACCGACCCGCACAAATTGCCTATAACCGTGCTGTCACGCTGTTTGCAGTTTAATTTAATGCGTTTAACGCCGCCGCAAATTCAAAATCACTTGGCGTTTATTTTGCAACAAGAGGCGTTTAAATTTGAAGACAGCGCGCTGGCTCTTATTGCCAAAAGTGCCGATGGTTCGGCGCGTGATGCGTTAAGTTTGTTGGATCAGGCGATTGCGTATGGCGCAGGCGAAGTGCTGTTTGAGCCAGTGCAAACCATGTTGGGCTTGGTGGATCAGCAGTTTGGCTTGGCTATTTTAAACGCCTTGGCCTCGGACGACACCGCGCAAATTAAAGCCGTCATTTCGCAATTGGCCGCCATGGGCGTTGATTATCAAGCGTTGTTGGCGCAGTTAATTGAAACCTTGCACGCCATCGCCAGTCATCAACTGTTTGGCGACAATGTGTTGATGAGCGTGTTGCCCGACGACGTGTTGCACGATTTAAGCCAAAAAATCCCTGCCGATCGCGTGCAAATGCTTTACCAAATTGCGTTGTTAAGCAAACAAGACATGTTGTTAGCACCCGACATTCGCATTGGGTTTGAAATGACGTTAATTAGAATGTTGGCCTTTGTGCCGCTTACCGATGCCACGGCGTTGCCTGTTAATAACGCTAGTAACTCTAATAACACCCAAATCCCTAATAATGCCACGGCGGCGCCTAATCCTAACGCTAGTCCTAATCCACCAGGCCTGGTAAAAGAGGCGTTTAATCCCTTGCCTGTTAACGCGGCTAATGTCAATGCGGTGTCGGCCGAGCCTGAATTATTAAACCATTTAGACGCTCAACAAGCCTTAGCGGGGTTGGCGTCAGCGCGTTCGTTAATGGGTAAAAAAGTCGAACAGGTTGAAAGAACGCTTGCAACGCAGTCGGCCATTGAACCCCTTGTTGAGCCCATCATTCAACCACTCATTGAGTCAAATCAGGCCGCTGTGGTGAATGAAGTGGTTGAAGTGGCTGAGGTAAGTGAACCGTCTTCCTATTATGCTCAACCTCAACGGACGCAAGTTGCTCAAGTAACCCCTGCCGAGCAGGCCGCAGCCCATTTGGAAAATGCTTATGAGCAGGAAATGCCTCCGTGGTTAACCGAGATGCCTTACGAGCCAGCACCTGCCTTTAATGCGGCACCAAACCGCGAATTTGCCCCGCAACCTATGACCAGGCCTGGTGAAGTGGTCGAATCTCTACCAGAACGTTCGGGCGAAGCGATGGATCATTTGGCGCAAATTAGAGAGCGTTTAAAACAACCATTGGGAAAGTTTAATGGGGTTGCCGCCGCGCAACTCTCTGAAACTGCGCAATCGTTACAGCCTTCGCAACCCTTAAATTCGTTGGTTGAGGCCGTCGAAACCCAGGATGTTTTTCAAGAAGTGCCGGTTGAACACCCCGTACCCATACTCAGTGAGTCTGCAAGTGCGTCTATCAGCCAGCCAATAATCGAGGCTATAATCGAACCGATGTTTGAACCGGTGCTAACGCCGCCCCAAGAGCGCGCACCCATTTCTGCACATGGTTTAGATTGGTTGAACTTAATTGAGCAAATGCAATTAGACGGCATGGCGTTTGAGTTGGCCAGGCATTGCATTTTGGTACGTCAAGATGACCAGGCCTGGTGGTTAAGTGTTGACCCAGAGCAGGCTTACGCTAAAACCGACATGGCGCAGACGCGTTTGCGCGACAGCATTAAAACGCATTTTGGAGCGGCCGTGCAAGTGGACTTTGTCCAAGGTTCGCACGTGTCAGGCGAGTACAATACGCCAGCAAAGCAATGGCAAGCGCAAGCGCAGGCTAGGCAAGTGGCGGCACAAAACGCCATTATGCAAGACCCCAATATTGGCCAATTACACCAGACGTTGGGGTTAAGCGTGATTGCCACAAGCGTGCATCCGCTTTGA
- a CDS encoding YbaB/EbfC family nucleoid-associated protein, translating to MFGGKGGLGNLMKQAQDMQKNMQKAQEEVSNMQVTGEAGGGLVKVVMTGKHELLKVELDDSLMDDKEMLEDLFAAAVNSAARKVEEESQKRMGDVTAGMNLPAGMKMPF from the coding sequence ATGTTTGGTGGAAAAGGCGGTTTAGGCAATTTAATGAAACAAGCGCAAGACATGCAAAAAAACATGCAAAAAGCGCAAGAAGAAGTCTCCAACATGCAAGTGACGGGCGAAGCGGGCGGCGGTTTGGTTAAGGTGGTTATGACCGGCAAACACGAACTGCTAAAAGTCGAATTAGACGACAGCCTAATGGACGACAAAGAGATGCTAGAAGACCTATTTGCTGCCGCCGTAAACAGCGCGGCGCGTAAAGTAGAAGAAGAGAGCCAAAAACGCATGGGTGATGTGACCGCTGGCATGAACTTGCCTGCGGGCATGAAAATGCCGTTTTAA
- a CDS encoding type II secretion system F family protein yields the protein MNLLIVLALTAALAFLSTWLLVNRLLKSQAHQLEKERLKSRVGLANQFTKKSVQYSGCGFCALGRALGPKNHKEINLLQRQLISAGFRDDAHIGAYFFMKYSLVLVAGLVGALLWSWQGWSPAVIAIGPVVFLLLPERVLIYLGQRRLGLMSEHLPDFLDMCNICMNAGLSYLVAIKRVSTELKEHHPEICYEFDYLLEQIQFGVPRADALRQFAARNPTSEIENLVQVLIQNEKLGSSISEALNDFSRRMYLNREQMLEEKAAKTSAKMALVIMPFLFIPYLILLLGEKIVMLGRGF from the coding sequence ATGAATTTGTTGATTGTGTTAGCGCTCACCGCCGCCTTGGCGTTTTTAAGCACCTGGTTGCTGGTGAATCGATTATTAAAAAGCCAAGCGCATCAGCTCGAAAAAGAGCGTTTAAAGTCGCGCGTTGGGCTGGCCAATCAATTTACCAAAAAAAGTGTGCAGTATTCGGGGTGCGGGTTTTGCGCCTTAGGGCGTGCGTTGGGGCCTAAAAACCACAAAGAGATTAACCTGTTGCAGCGCCAATTGATCAGCGCCGGTTTTAGAGATGATGCGCACATTGGTGCATACTTTTTTATGAAATACAGTTTGGTGTTGGTGGCCGGTTTAGTGGGCGCGCTGTTGTGGAGTTGGCAAGGTTGGTCGCCCGCAGTGATTGCCATAGGGCCGGTGGTGTTTTTGTTGTTGCCCGAGCGGGTGTTAATTTACTTGGGACAGCGCCGTTTGGGGTTAATGAGCGAACATTTGCCCGATTTTTTAGACATGTGCAATATTTGCATGAACGCAGGGCTAAGTTATTTGGTGGCGATAAAACGGGTGTCGACCGAGCTAAAAGAGCATCACCCCGAAATTTGTTATGAGTTTGATTATTTGTTAGAGCAAATTCAATTTGGTGTACCGCGTGCCGATGCGTTGCGCCAATTTGCGGCGCGTAACCCTACCTCCGAAATTGAAAATTTAGTGCAGGTGCTTATTCAAAACGAAAAATTGGGCAGTTCTATTAGCGAGGCGTTAAACGATTTTTCGCGCCGCATGTATTTAAATCGCGAACAAATGTTAGAAGAAAAAGCCGCCAAAACCTCGGCCAAAATGGCGTTGGTGATTATGCCTTTTTTGTTTATACCCTATTTGATTTTATTGTTAGGAGAGAAAATTGTGATGCTAGGCCGAGGGTTTTAA
- a CDS encoding type II secretion system F family protein, with amino-acid sequence MSGLDAGFLLVSLGILVPFALLAYARAHRKQQAQKAALSKLLLRAGISSAQQKTIKEQLMSQKDREWFIWLASKFKKAGLSDKNAMPTWFVAQAVTAFLSAFIVVSQFSVLNDKLVLLCIALPLLPSGFLLFKIHQRQTLLRKQFPDMLDSIVRSLQSGYGIDGALSAVAEDLKGPLAQEMGEVNKQLTIGISMRDILRDFQRRVALPEAQFFVITLIIQRETGGQLSQILSELARLMRRRVNFQAKLKTLTAESRFTAWFIGGAPVLYVAYKYFFDKPSLTFFLQDPTGVKLFSVSLVLILIGMLILRSMLKMRF; translated from the coding sequence ATGAGCGGCTTAGACGCAGGGTTTTTGTTGGTAAGTTTGGGTATTTTAGTGCCGTTTGCCTTGTTGGCTTACGCCCGCGCCCATCGCAAACAGCAAGCCCAAAAAGCCGCACTCAGTAAGTTGTTGCTGCGGGCGGGCATCAGCAGCGCGCAACAAAAAACCATTAAAGAGCAGTTAATGAGTCAAAAAGACCGCGAGTGGTTTATTTGGCTGGCCAGTAAATTTAAAAAAGCCGGTTTAAGCGATAAAAACGCCATGCCAACGTGGTTTGTGGCGCAGGCGGTTACCGCGTTTTTAAGTGCGTTTATTGTGGTCAGCCAATTTAGCGTGCTAAACGATAAATTGGTGCTGCTGTGCATTGCGTTACCGCTTTTGCCCAGTGGCTTTTTGCTGTTTAAAATTCATCAACGGCAAACGCTGTTGCGCAAACAGTTTCCCGATATGCTTGATTCGATTGTGCGCTCTTTGCAATCGGGTTACGGCATTGACGGAGCATTAAGCGCAGTGGCCGAAGACCTAAAAGGTCCTTTGGCGCAAGAGATGGGCGAGGTCAATAAACAATTAACCATTGGCATTAGCATGCGTGACATTTTGCGTGACTTTCAACGCCGTGTGGCACTGCCCGAGGCGCAGTTTTTTGTTATCACCTTAATCATTCAGCGCGAAACCGGTGGCCAGTTGTCGCAAATATTGTCCGAGCTGGCTCGACTTATGCGCCGCCGAGTCAACTTTCAGGCCAAGCTTAAAACGCTTACCGCCGAATCGCGGTTTACCGCGTGGTTTATTGGCGGTGCGCCGGTGTTGTATGTGGCTTACAAATACTTTTTTGACAAGCCGTCGTTAACGTTTTTTTTGCAAGACCCCACCGGCGTTAAGCTGTTTAGTGTATCGCTTGTACTGATTTTGATCGGCATGCTGATTTTACGCAGCATGCTTAAAATGAGATTTTAA
- a CDS encoding Fic family protein — translation MSANIHPLILDEIKSGIGFVNNYYSNLIESEGTHPADIEKAMKHTYSDNPESELKQRTAMAYQNAQNLVRLREPSLHFDFELVKKIHQAFYSSTELLPEQLVVRNNSGKEYPIIPGETREQAVEVGNHRAPKHSDIPRLMSDFEQHYSFSNNEMGAIKLMKTFAAHHRFMFTHPFLDGNGRIGRLLTDAMLKTIAPDAYGLWSLSRGLARNSNDYKIALSRADLIRQGDTDGRGQRTESGLVTFIELMTQISMDQVEFMSSKLSMNKLFERIERYAQYADKPILPEYIRLVPNLLVNGSMKKSEAHKLMGCTERHARDILKKLKSRGVIKDLEDSVRSPFTLHFNSDMLNYLFPSLVPPKD, via the coding sequence ATGAGTGCCAATATACATCCGCTTATCCTTGATGAAATCAAATCCGGTATTGGATTTGTTAACAACTACTACTCCAACCTTATTGAAAGCGAAGGCACTCATCCGGCTGACATTGAAAAGGCCATGAAACACACCTATTCAGACAATCCTGAGAGTGAGCTTAAACAGCGTACGGCTATGGCCTATCAAAATGCTCAAAACCTAGTCAGGCTAAGAGAGCCGAGCCTGCACTTCGATTTTGAATTGGTTAAGAAGATTCATCAGGCCTTTTATAGTTCAACAGAACTTTTGCCAGAACAGCTTGTGGTAAGAAACAACAGCGGAAAAGAGTACCCCATCATCCCAGGAGAAACCAGGGAACAAGCCGTGGAAGTGGGCAATCACCGGGCACCAAAACACTCTGACATACCTCGGCTAATGAGTGATTTTGAACAGCATTATTCATTCAGTAACAACGAGATGGGCGCCATAAAGCTCATGAAAACCTTTGCGGCACACCATCGCTTTATGTTTACTCACCCTTTCTTGGATGGAAATGGACGCATTGGGCGGCTATTAACCGACGCTATGTTAAAAACAATTGCTCCCGATGCCTACGGCTTGTGGTCGTTGTCTCGTGGATTAGCGCGTAATAGCAATGACTACAAGATTGCGCTAAGCCGTGCCGACCTAATTAGGCAAGGCGACACCGATGGCCGAGGTCAACGCACTGAGTCAGGCCTTGTTACATTCATCGAGCTAATGACCCAAATATCTATGGACCAGGTTGAGTTTATGAGTAGCAAGCTTTCTATGAATAAGCTTTTTGAGCGTATCGAGCGTTACGCCCAGTATGCCGATAAGCCTATTTTGCCTGAATACATACGATTAGTGCCAAACTTGCTGGTTAACGGCTCCATGAAAAAAAGCGAGGCGCATAAGCTAATGGGCTGTACAGAACGTCATGCTCGAGACATCCTCAAAAAACTAAAATCTCGTGGCGTGATTAAGGATTTAGAAGACTCTGTTCGCTCACCGTTTACATTGCACTTTAATAGCGACATGTTGAACTATTTATTTCCGTCTTTGGTTCCACCAAAGGACTAG
- the recR gene encoding recombination mediator RecR, with protein sequence MQSPLIKQLIEALRVLPGVGPKSAQRMAYQLLERNRQGGKTLASAITQAIEKVGHCAQCRTLTEEPVCGLCASVKRNAHELCIVESPADVTVMEQSGIFKGKYFVLMGHLSPIDGVGPNELGLNVLEQRLAIEPIEELILATNPTVEGEATAHYIQQMASRFNIKVSRLAQGIPMGGELEYLDSGTLSHAFLARKTL encoded by the coding sequence GTGCAAAGTCCACTTATAAAACAACTGATTGAAGCCTTGCGGGTCTTGCCCGGCGTGGGGCCTAAGTCGGCACAACGCATGGCGTATCAGTTGTTAGAGCGTAACAGACAAGGCGGAAAAACCTTGGCAAGTGCCATAACGCAGGCCATCGAAAAGGTGGGACATTGTGCGCAATGCCGCACCTTAACCGAAGAGCCGGTGTGTGGTTTGTGCGCTTCGGTCAAGCGCAATGCCCACGAACTGTGCATTGTCGAAAGCCCGGCCGACGTCACCGTAATGGAACAATCAGGGATTTTTAAAGGCAAGTATTTTGTGTTAATGGGGCATTTATCGCCCATTGACGGCGTTGGTCCTAACGAACTGGGTTTAAATGTTTTAGAGCAGCGCTTAGCGATTGAACCGATTGAAGAGCTGATTTTAGCCACCAATCCAACGGTCGAAGGCGAGGCCACGGCGCACTACATTCAGCAAATGGCCAGCCGCTTTAATATTAAAGTGTCTCGTTTGGCGCAAGGCATTCCCATGGGCGGCGAGCTAGAATATTTAGACAGCGGTACGTTATCGCACGCTTTTTTAGCCCGCAAAACGCTTTAA
- a CDS encoding CpaF family protein: MSIRDRLRQVEQKRQVNHAIESVDSAKKADMSMLTRDARQESSLVQNTTFQEIKARCQKKAAEDEAFYEADSTETRQELRPRLEVLVRETASDMGYPLSEIEVRQLGVELLDEIYGLGPIEPLLADPTISDILINGYKQIYVERGGQLELTDVRFISEEHLRNKVDRMLYTTGRRVDESSPLVDSRLPDGSRINIIIPPLAVDGISVSIRRFPEQHLRPKDLIAFGSMTEQMYQFLDYAVKAGLNILVCGGTGSGKTTTLNMLSGLIPENERTVTIEDSAELRMQQAHVVRLETRPPNAEGVGEVTQRELLKNALRMRPDRIVLGEVRGGEVLDMLQAMNTGHDGSLATLHANSPRDSIARLELMINLSGVDIPAASIRKQIASAIDLIIYVNRGKDGKRRVESITEVVGVEEENVVLQEVYVFEYREIDPITGQMKGAFRATGLRPACGKKCEAVGYRLPQDLFNFVQEVG, from the coding sequence ATGAGCATTCGCGACCGTTTACGTCAAGTGGAGCAAAAACGCCAAGTTAATCACGCCATTGAAAGTGTCGACAGCGCCAAAAAAGCCGACATGAGCATGCTCACCCGTGATGCACGCCAAGAGTCGAGCTTGGTGCAAAACACCACGTTTCAAGAAATTAAAGCGCGTTGCCAAAAAAAGGCCGCCGAAGACGAAGCTTTTTACGAAGCCGACAGCACCGAAACCCGCCAAGAACTGCGCCCTCGTTTAGAGGTGCTGGTGCGCGAAACCGCCAGCGATATGGGGTATCCGTTATCCGAGATTGAAGTACGTCAATTGGGCGTTGAGTTACTGGACGAAATTTACGGTTTAGGTCCGATAGAACCGTTGTTGGCCGACCCCACCATCTCGGATATTTTAATTAACGGTTACAAACAAATTTACGTTGAGCGCGGAGGGCAGTTAGAACTGACTGACGTGCGTTTTATCAGCGAAGAGCATTTGCGCAATAAAGTTGATCGCATGCTCTACACCACCGGGCGCAGAGTCGATGAGTCATCACCGTTGGTAGATTCACGTCTGCCCGATGGTTCGCGTATTAACATTATTATTCCACCCTTAGCAGTGGACGGCATTAGCGTGTCGATTAGACGGTTTCCCGAACAGCATTTGCGCCCAAAAGATTTAATTGCATTTGGCTCGATGACCGAGCAGATGTACCAGTTTTTAGACTACGCCGTTAAAGCCGGTTTAAACATATTGGTGTGTGGCGGAACAGGCTCGGGCAAAACCACGACGTTAAACATGTTGTCGGGGTTAATACCCGAAAACGAGCGCACCGTTACCATTGAAGACAGCGCCGAACTTAGAATGCAACAAGCGCATGTGGTGCGTTTAGAAACGCGTCCACCCAATGCCGAAGGCGTGGGCGAGGTAACACAACGTGAACTGTTGAAAAATGCGTTGCGGATGCGCCCCGACCGCATTGTGTTGGGTGAGGTGCGTGGGGGCGAGGTGTTGGACATGCTGCAAGCCATGAACACGGGGCACGATGGCTCTTTGGCGACCTTGCACGCCAACAGTCCACGCGACAGCATTGCGCGTTTGGAGTTAATGATTAACCTAAGCGGCGTGGACATTCCGGCCGCGTCCATTCGTAAACAAATTGCCAGCGCCATTGACCTTATTATTTATGTAAACCGTGGTAAAGACGGCAAGCGTCGGGTTGAGTCTATTACCGAAGTGGTGGGCGTTGAAGAAGAAAACGTGGTGCTGCAAGAGGTTTACGTGTTTGAGTATCGCGAAATTGACCCGATAACCGGACAGATGAAAGGGGCGTTTAGGGCCACTGGATTGCGTCCAGCGTGCGGTAAAAAGTGTGAAGCGGTGGGTTATCGTTTGCCACAAGATTTGTTTAACTTTGTACAGGAAGTTGGCTAA